In the Variovorax sp. S12S4 genome, one interval contains:
- a CDS encoding WS/DGAT/MGAT family O-acyltransferase, with protein sequence MKHLSGLDATFLHLETPEMPMHVGSLNVLDLPKGYKGDFYEDAKQFMASRIHLADVFTRKLALMPFDMTNPVWVEDDDIDIDYHVRHITLPKPGTNRQLQQYVARLHSTLIDRSRPMWEFFIIDGLKSGQVALYTKVHHAGIDGQAGVALGKAIFDLEATGRVVKPPRARPRSSGYQLGMAELATAALRNTAQQYVKLFKMAPAIARAIGGLAKPDEKAAEKDAATAPKKFNLFAPRTSLNVSITNQRTFAGRTISLAETKHIAKHFGVSLNDVVMATVAGALRHYLADNNELPAKPLVAGVPVSLREAGDDTANNQASMILVSLATDITDPVQRLKAINASSNASKSTMNRFKAMILDDFPTFAAPWLVSGIASMVGRSGLVNLLPPAANVAISNVAGAPFPMYFAGALVTSYYPVSIASHGTALNVTVQSYNGRMDYGLIACRRAVPDITEIGDYMLAEHKLLMDLTQTHPAAAGAALAKAAAAPEPAPVVKAAAKPAAKAAPKAVPKPAAKKVAAKKPAAAKTTVAKAPARKAPIKTAPGKVAPRKPAAPPAKRARAAAAA encoded by the coding sequence ATGAAACACCTGAGCGGTCTTGATGCCACCTTCCTGCACCTTGAGACCCCCGAGATGCCGATGCACGTGGGCTCGCTCAACGTGCTCGATCTGCCCAAGGGCTACAAGGGCGACTTCTACGAAGACGCCAAGCAGTTCATGGCCAGCCGCATCCATCTGGCCGACGTGTTCACGCGCAAGCTCGCGCTCATGCCTTTCGACATGACCAACCCGGTGTGGGTGGAGGACGACGACATCGACATCGATTACCACGTGCGCCACATCACGCTGCCCAAGCCCGGAACCAACCGGCAGTTGCAGCAATACGTGGCGCGGCTGCACTCCACGCTCATCGACCGCAGCCGCCCGATGTGGGAGTTTTTCATCATCGACGGGCTCAAGAGCGGGCAGGTGGCGCTGTACACCAAGGTGCACCATGCGGGCATCGACGGACAGGCCGGCGTGGCGCTGGGCAAGGCCATCTTCGACCTGGAGGCGACGGGGCGCGTGGTGAAGCCGCCGCGCGCACGCCCGCGCAGCAGCGGCTACCAGCTTGGCATGGCCGAGCTTGCGACGGCGGCGCTGCGCAACACGGCGCAGCAGTACGTCAAGCTTTTCAAGATGGCGCCGGCCATTGCGCGGGCGATCGGCGGACTTGCCAAGCCCGACGAAAAGGCGGCCGAGAAAGACGCCGCCACCGCGCCGAAGAAGTTCAACCTGTTTGCGCCGCGCACCTCGCTGAACGTGTCGATCACCAACCAGCGCACGTTTGCGGGCCGCACCATTTCACTGGCCGAGACCAAGCACATTGCCAAGCACTTCGGCGTGTCGCTCAACGACGTGGTCATGGCCACGGTGGCCGGCGCGCTGCGCCACTACCTGGCCGACAACAACGAACTGCCCGCCAAGCCGCTGGTGGCCGGCGTGCCCGTGAGCCTGCGCGAAGCGGGCGACGACACGGCCAACAACCAGGCCAGCATGATCCTGGTGAGCCTGGCCACCGACATCACGGACCCGGTGCAGCGGCTGAAGGCCATCAATGCGTCGTCGAACGCGTCGAAGTCGACGATGAACCGCTTCAAGGCCATGATCCTCGACGACTTTCCGACCTTTGCGGCGCCCTGGCTGGTGTCGGGCATCGCGTCGATGGTCGGCCGCTCGGGCCTGGTGAACCTGCTGCCGCCGGCGGCCAACGTGGCGATTTCGAACGTGGCGGGCGCGCCGTTCCCGATGTACTTTGCGGGCGCACTGGTCACCAGCTACTACCCGGTGTCCATTGCGAGCCACGGCACGGCTTTGAACGTAACCGTGCAGAGCTACAACGGGCGCATGGACTACGGCCTCATCGCCTGCCGACGGGCGGTGCCGGACATCACCGAGATCGGCGACTACATGCTGGCCGAGCACAAGCTACTGATGGACCTGACGCAGACGCATCCGGCGGCTGCGGGTGCGGCGCTCGCGAAGGCTGCGGCTGCCCCTGAGCCGGCGCCTGTCGTGAAGGCTGCGGCCAAGCCCGCTGCGAAGGCTGCTCCGAAGGCCGTGCCGAAGCCCGCGGCAAAGAAGGTGGCAGCGAAGAAGCCGGCGGCGGCAAAGACAACGGTCGCCAAGGCGCCCGCCAGGAAGGCGCCGATCAAGACGGCCCCGGGCAAGGTCGCGCCCCGCAAGCCCGCCGCGCCACCTGCCAAGCGCGCCAGGGCGGCTGCTGCGGCATGA
- a CDS encoding phasin family protein gives MPAKKASAAKKAPAARKTAAAAKKKSAAAPKPRSAEKTGGAEGLLRAGLKALGNVRDDVAKRQANVIEGLLGIGQGKFDATAGATKAPLTRGFPSLDSFGLRKFEDVFDQRVATALERLGMPSVQEVQALRAEVARLRERLAELEPKNASPRGSGKR, from the coding sequence GTGCCTGCGAAGAAAGCCTCCGCGGCCAAAAAAGCGCCTGCAGCCAGGAAAACGGCTGCGGCGGCAAAGAAGAAATCTGCTGCTGCACCCAAGCCCCGGTCCGCCGAAAAGACCGGCGGCGCCGAGGGCCTGCTTCGCGCGGGCCTGAAAGCCCTTGGCAATGTGCGCGACGACGTCGCCAAGCGCCAGGCCAACGTGATCGAAGGCTTGCTCGGTATCGGCCAGGGCAAGTTCGACGCAACCGCCGGCGCCACCAAGGCGCCGCTCACGCGCGGCTTTCCGAGCCTCGACAGTTTTGGCCTGCGCAAGTTCGAAGACGTGTTCGACCAGCGCGTGGCCACCGCCCTGGAGCGGCTTGGCATGCCCAGCGTGCAAGAAGTGCAGGCACTGCGTGCGGAAGTGGCCCGGCTGCGCGAACGCCTTGCCGAGCTCGAACCAAAGAACGCCAGCCCGCGCGGCAGCGGCAAGCGCTGA